CGGCTGAAACGCCGGTCGTAAAACGGGCGGGTCTTTGCCCTGAAGAGACGGGTGTGGAAGATCATTCCGACGAGATTAAAGAGACTCCCCAGGAGCACCGTCCCCTCGAAGGCGACCACGCAATAGGGGATCGGCGAAACCGGGACCTTCCCCCCGACCACGAGGCTGTTGACCGTGGCTGTGCCGATGGCGAGCCAGAACCCACCGGATAGTCCCGCCAGAGCCCCCGCCAGAGTCCAGAAGCGCACCGGGCTCTTCGGGTGCCCCATGACCTTGTGCACCTCTTCCACCTTCACAGGAGAAAAGGTCTCCATGACGGAGAACCCGCCGTCGCAGGCGGCGCGGACCCCCTGGATCATCCGGCCGGCATTGGAGAAGACCGCCAGCACTGCCGGCCGGGCGGGGTTTATCTTTGCCTGCACCGCGGTTTCGCACCGCTCGCACGGCTCGATCTCCTCGTCCGCGATCCGCTCCTTCAGGTCGCTCACCGGCACCGTCGGGAAGGTCTTGCAAAAGACGAAGAAGAAAAAGAAAAAGAAGGCGAAGGAGCCGACGGTGATCGCCGCCTCCGTCCAGGAGATGGTGTAGGTCCCCCAGTTGTGCGGCAGAAAGTCGCGGGCCACCGAGGTATAGACGATGAAGAGACGCTCCAGCCACATCCCCACGTTGATGAGAAGGGAGATGAGGAAGAGCCAGGCAAAGCTCGTCCGGAACTTCCTGAAACAGAAAAGGAGCGGGATCAGCACGTTCAGGGGGATCAGGAGCCAGTAGATCCAGCCGGCCGTCCCGAACATGCGCCACCGGTAAAACTGCCATTCGAAGGGGTCCCCGGAGTACCACGCGATGAAGGGCTCCACCGCGTAGGAGTACCCCACGATTGCGGCGGTGACGATGATGGTGCGGGCCACCATCTCGAAGTGGTGCAGCTCTATCAGCCGCTCCAGGCGCAGGAGCTTGCGCATGGGGATGAGGAGGGTCAGTACCATGGCAAGCCCCGAGTGGATGGCGCCGGCGACGAAATACGGGGGGAATATCGTGCTGTGCCACCCCGGAAGGAGGCTCATGGCGAAGTCCCAGGAGACGACCGAGTGGACGGAGATGACCAGCGGTGTCGCCAGCGCCGCGAAAAAGAGGTAAGAGCGGCCGTAGTGGCGCCACTGGTTGCCGGTTCCGGACCAGCCGAGGGAAAGGGCGCGATACAGGCGGGTGCGGAAGGCGTCGTCGCCGTGGGTGATTTCGAAGCGGTCGCGGGCGGCGGCAAGATCGGGGATGAGACCGACGTACCAGAAGATGAGGCTGACGGTGAAGTAGGTACCGACGGCGCACACGTCCCAGATGAGCGGGCTTATGAAGTTCGGCCAGATCTGGCGCTGCGAAGGGTACGGGAGTATGTAGTAGAAAACCCAGGTGCGCCCCAGGTGGATCATGGGGAAGAGCCCTGCGGTCATGACCGCAAAGATCGTCATCGCCTCCGAGGAGCGGGATACGGCATCGCGCCACTTCGCGCGCAGCAGGTAGAGGATTGCGGAGATGAGGGTGCCGGAGTGGGCGATCCCCACCCAGAAGACGAAGTTGCCGATGTAGGTGGCCCAGCCGACTGGGTGGTTCAGCCCGGTCACCCCCATACCCACCAGCATCTGGTTCGCCCACACGACGGCCGCGCCGCCGACCATGAGGGCGAGGAGGGCGATGGTCACCAGATACGGGAGATGCGGCTTCTGCATCGCCCGCAGTGCGTCGTCGTTGATGTCTCCGTACTTAAGCTGTGCCACTCATCCCCCAGGTCATGCGTCGGCTTCCTCGAAGTCTTCGGGACTACGGAGAGTCCGCTAAGAATCCCCTCCCCCCTTGCGGGGGAGGGCCAGGGTGGGGGGGAAGGTGCCGACAATACAGATGATGGCAGCTTCACCCACCCCCTGTCCCCCTCCCGTCAAGGGAGGGGGGACTTACTGATGCCGGCTCCCCGAACTTCGCGGTCAGCTTCAATCGAGGCATCGGCCCCGCCACCATCACGCACTATCGTTTTCCACCCGACGCAGGTAGATCACGGCCGGCTTCGTGTTCAGCTCGTGCAGAACCTGGTAGCGCCGCGGGTCGGTGCGCACGAGCTGCGATACCTTCGAGTGCGGGTCCAGGAGATTGCCGAATGTGTACACCCTGGTGGGGCAGGACTGGCCGCAGGCGGGCTGGATCTCGCCGTCGCGCACCGCACGCCCCTCGCGAACCGCCCGGTACTCCGCGTTGCGGATGCGCTGGATGCAGAAGGTGCATTTCTCCATCACCCCGCGGCTTCGCACCGTCACCTCCGGGTTCAGCTGCAGGTCGAGCGGCTTTGGCCACTCCACGTTCAGCCAGTTGAAGCGGCGCACCTTGTAGGGGCAGTTGTTGTTGCAGTAGCGTGTGCCGATGCAGCGGTTGTACACCTGGGCGTTCAACCCCTCCTCGTTGTGCACCGCCGCGTACACGGGGCAGACAGGCTCGCACGGCGCAGAGTCGCAGTGCTGGCAGAGCATCGGAAGCCACGCAAGCCCCGGCACCTTCCCCTCTTTCCTGTACGGCACGACGCGCAGCCAGGCCATCTCCAGCTGTCTCGCGACCTGCTTCTTCCCCATCACCGCGACGTTGTTTTCCGCGTAGCACGAAACGGCGCAGGCGCCGCAGCCGATGCAGCGCTGCAGGTCGATCGCCATCGCCCAGCGGTAGCTTAAGTACTCCCGTTTCGGATAGAGATCCTTCTCCTTCCGGTACCCCTCCGGCAGGGGCCAGTCAAGCTCCTCCCCTTCCCGCTTCTTCGCGAGATCCGACAGATTCTGCCACTGCAGGAGCTTCCTGTCGAACTGGTTCCTCGTGAGGGTCGTGTAGGTAGGGTCGTATAGCCTCTTTTCCCCAACCTTGCGCAGGCGGCAGACCGGCACGACGGGACCCGGCTCCGGAGCACCGAGGAGGGCGAACACATTTGCGCCGGTCCCGGCGGCGTGCCTCCCCATGGTGCGGTGCCCCTGCCCAAAGGAAAGGGCCGCCACCCGCTCCGGCACCTCCTCGGTGATGCGCACCGGCGCGCGTACGGCGGCAAGGGAGTTGGAGAGCTCGGCGACGTCTCCGTCTGCCAGCTGCATCGCCGCCGCCTGGGTCGGGTGAAGGTCGATCCAGTTCCCCCAGGAGATAAAGGTCACCGGATCGGGCGCCTCCTGCAGCCAGGGCCGGTTGCTCACCCTGCCGTCAAAAAGGGTGATCCCGGCCCACGGCCAGAGCTCCACCTCGGCAGCATCCAGATGGTGCGACACCGGCTCGCCGAAAAGATTGTCGGGCACCCCCCGCAGCGCCACGGTTGCAGCTGGCGCCCCTTTCACCCACACACCTCCGGAGCGAAGCGCGCTCTTCCAGAACTCCTCGAAGGAGTTACCTGCAGAGTGCTGGCGGTGCAGCGTTTCCCAACGCGCCGACAGCCACCTCTGAAAGGCGGCGTCTGGCGGGACTCCTTCCGCTGAAAGGTGCTTTCCGGCGGCACGCGCAATATCGAGGAAGATGTCGCCGGCCAGCCGGCTGTCGGTGGTGCGCCCCATGGTCGGCTGCTGGAGGGAGTGGACCCCAAGGGTCGGATCGTAGTCCCCCCACGCCTCGAGAGGGGAGTCAACGGGCAGGACCCACTCCGCTATCCGGGCCGTCTCGTCCGGCATCGTCCCCAGATACACCACCGTCCCCGCCCGCTGGACCTGGCGCGCCCCCTGCGGAAAGGAGTAGAGGAGGTTGCTGTCGTGAATGAAAAGGACGTCGCGGGCATCGAGCGTGGCGAGGAAACGCTGCAGGTCGAGGGAACCGGCAGCCTCCCCCACGGCATGGGGACGGGAGAAATCGACCGTCTCCCCCACGCGCCCCGCCGCATAGTTCAGGAGCGCGCAGGCGGCGGCGGTCTCTTGTGCGTAAGGGGCGAAGCTTCCGAGAGGACCCGGAAGGGCGACGCTCCCCTTGCTCCCGGTAAACCAGGTCACGAGCTGCAGCACCGTTTCCTCGGTGACGCCGGGAATTTGCGATCCGGCCGGCAGGGCACGGTCGAGAAGCGGCTTCACCCGCGTGATGTCGCGCTTTGCGAGCCCCTTTTCCATGATCATTCTCAGCATCGCCAGGGCGAGAAGGCGCTCTCCCCCCGGTGGGAGTCGCAGGAAGAGGTCGGCATTGGCCGCGGTCATCGAGAGCCTCGGTCCCGCATACGCCATCCGGGCCGGGGGACGATCAGGGCGCCAGGCGCGCATCTCACCGAACTGGGAGGCAAAAGAGACCGGAGAGACCCAGCTCTCCAGGAAGTCCGCCGCGAAGCTCAGGATGAAGTCGCAGCGATCGAGGCGATACTGCGGGACGACCGGCAGGCCGAAGAGCTGCCGGTGCGCGGCCTTCTGATATTCGTAGTGCAGCGGCTCGTAGAAAAGGAGGCGCTGCGGCGGAAAGGCCCCGGCAAAGGAGCGCATGACCTGCGCGAGCGTCCCGGTCTGCACGGAGGAGATGACAGCCG
The DNA window shown above is from Geomonas sp. RF6 and carries:
- a CDS encoding quinol:electron acceptor oxidoreductase subunit ActD, coding for MAQLKYGDINDDALRAMQKPHLPYLVTIALLALMVGGAAVVWANQMLVGMGVTGLNHPVGWATYIGNFVFWVGIAHSGTLISAILYLLRAKWRDAVSRSSEAMTIFAVMTAGLFPMIHLGRTWVFYYILPYPSQRQIWPNFISPLIWDVCAVGTYFTVSLIFWYVGLIPDLAAARDRFEITHGDDAFRTRLYRALSLGWSGTGNQWRHYGRSYLFFAALATPLVISVHSVVSWDFAMSLLPGWHSTIFPPYFVAGAIHSGLAMVLTLLIPMRKLLRLERLIELHHFEMVARTIIVTAAIVGYSYAVEPFIAWYSGDPFEWQFYRWRMFGTAGWIYWLLIPLNVLIPLLFCFRKFRTSFAWLFLISLLINVGMWLERLFIVYTSVARDFLPHNWGTYTISWTEAAITVGSFAFFFFFFFVFCKTFPTVPVSDLKERIADEEIEPCERCETAVQAKINPARPAVLAVFSNAGRMIQGVRAACDGGFSVMETFSPVKVEEVHKVMGHPKSPVRFWTLAGALAGLSGGFWLAIGTATVNSLVVGGKVPVSPIPYCVVAFEGTVLLGSLFNLVGMIFHTRLFRAKTRPFYDRRFSRDRFGLLVTCSGGEVEILQKLLLTAQPEEIHVHR
- a CDS encoding 4Fe-4S dicluster domain-containing protein gives rise to the protein MGISRRTFLWLTGGSSIALATNPQRKLVNQLVPLVVPPEAIPSGEWALYATTCRECPAGCGMHLWHRDGRVTKAEGNPDHPVNRGGLCPRGHSSLQGVYDPDRVKGVRHRPRGGSERSATWEGAISDIAGKLASGARAAVISSVQTGTLAQVMRSFAGAFPPQRLLFYEPLHYEYQKAAHRQLFGLPVVPQYRLDRCDFILSFAADFLESWVSPVSFASQFGEMRAWRPDRPPARMAYAGPRLSMTAANADLFLRLPPGGERLLALAMLRMIMEKGLAKRDITRVKPLLDRALPAGSQIPGVTEETVLQLVTWFTGSKGSVALPGPLGSFAPYAQETAAACALLNYAAGRVGETVDFSRPHAVGEAAGSLDLQRFLATLDARDVLFIHDSNLLYSFPQGARQVQRAGTVVYLGTMPDETARIAEWVLPVDSPLEAWGDYDPTLGVHSLQQPTMGRTTDSRLAGDIFLDIARAAGKHLSAEGVPPDAAFQRWLSARWETLHRQHSAGNSFEEFWKSALRSGGVWVKGAPAATVALRGVPDNLFGEPVSHHLDAAEVELWPWAGITLFDGRVSNRPWLQEAPDPVTFISWGNWIDLHPTQAAAMQLADGDVAELSNSLAAVRAPVRITEEVPERVAALSFGQGHRTMGRHAAGTGANVFALLGAPEPGPVVPVCRLRKVGEKRLYDPTYTTLTRNQFDRKLLQWQNLSDLAKKREGEELDWPLPEGYRKEKDLYPKREYLSYRWAMAIDLQRCIGCGACAVSCYAENNVAVMGKKQVARQLEMAWLRVVPYRKEGKVPGLAWLPMLCQHCDSAPCEPVCPVYAAVHNEEGLNAQVYNRCIGTRYCNNNCPYKVRRFNWLNVEWPKPLDLQLNPEVTVRSRGVMEKCTFCIQRIRNAEYRAVREGRAVRDGEIQPACGQSCPTRVYTFGNLLDPHSKVSQLVRTDPRRYQVLHELNTKPAVIYLRRVENDSA